From Ruminococcus sp. HUN007, a single genomic window includes:
- a CDS encoding radical SAM protein: protein MAYLSCDLISNMYLNINGRIDKGDRVITLCCENISSAPGVTLTDNVDETLERFVGLRTMLLAQGLRTPEKNDYGCAGCSKYRKGDWSINPFIGYVNLSMYPAPCQCKCCYCSVDKKWINNPDVKSAYEKIFELLERAESTGLIDPDACWQISSGEITIHPYKDRIYKLVKNKTACFYTNAFIYDEEIATNLQNNSKSAINLSIDAGTPATWAKVKGVDNFDVVTDNLVKYYSHLSRPGQITMKYIVLPGINDNLADYESVVEIMKILGTNHLTISRDVSKKYCSNDTDYKQLILSAAYLLALLSKNGMSSDMFTYTEEERHDVVEVAEELLKNNKV from the coding sequence ATGGCTTATTTATCATGTGATTTGATTTCAAATATGTATTTGAATATAAATGGTAGAATAGATAAAGGCGATAGGGTGATAACGCTTTGCTGCGAGAATATTTCATCTGCTCCGGGAGTAACTCTTACAGATAATGTTGATGAAACTCTTGAAAGATTTGTTGGGCTCAGAACAATGTTATTGGCTCAGGGATTACGAACTCCGGAAAAAAATGATTACGGATGTGCAGGATGTTCTAAATACCGAAAAGGAGACTGGAGTATTAATCCGTTTATAGGTTATGTTAATCTTTCTATGTATCCTGCTCCATGTCAATGCAAATGCTGTTACTGCAGTGTAGATAAAAAATGGATTAATAATCCAGATGTTAAATCTGCTTATGAAAAAATATTTGAACTTCTTGAAAGAGCTGAAAGCACTGGATTAATCGATCCTGATGCTTGCTGGCAGATTTCTTCAGGTGAAATTACAATTCATCCTTATAAAGATAGAATTTATAAATTGGTTAAGAATAAAACAGCATGCTTTTATACGAATGCATTTATTTACGATGAAGAAATAGCAACCAATCTTCAGAACAATTCGAAATCAGCTATTAATTTGTCGATTGATGCAGGAACACCTGCAACATGGGCTAAAGTAAAGGGCGTAGATAATTTTGATGTGGTTACAGATAATCTGGTAAAGTATTATTCACATCTTTCAAGGCCAGGACAAATTACGATGAAATACATTGTTCTTCCGGGCATTAATGATAATTTAGCTGATTATGAATCAGTTGTTGAAATAATGAAAATCCTCGGAACAAATCATTTAACAATATCCAGAGATGTGAGTAAGAAGTATTGTTCAAATGATACTGATTATAAACAACTTATATTATCTGCAGCATATCTACTGGCACTTCTCTCAAAAAACGGGATGAGTAGTGATATGTTTACTTACACAGAAGAAGAACGACACGATGTGGTTGAAGTAGCTGAAGAATTACTGAAGAACAATAAAGTATGA
- a CDS encoding tyrosine-type recombinase/integrase, translating into MANETSEITSGCGDLTEITLRRLLEQWVDEDLLPGNYSNGTVTAYSSVIRRINQDEIADLKISEIAPDLLQNYFDKLCNGGKNGCAHVSTGYMRIFAAVLHSSFRFAVFPKKYIESDPMQYVRISHPREQSLVLDPVNIRRNENMIISHRQFCTIIKYLEEKKNAALLPIQIAYYTGLRLGEVCALLWRDIDLDEQCITVRRSMRYNTVRHKIEIGPAKRNKVRIVDFGNRLAEILKREKSRQKALEESELKYANYCRRVFENGREHYEIYALEKGETVPEDHQKLSFVCIRNNGKFESPDTVSIMCRSIRKLDDKLCGFHFHILRHTYTCNLLSAGAAPKDVQELLGHSDISTTMNIYAHSTRKHKRKTAMLLDKMN; encoded by the coding sequence ATGGCAAATGAAACATCAGAAATTACATCCGGCTGCGGCGATTTAACAGAGATCACGCTTCGCAGGCTTCTTGAACAGTGGGTGGATGAAGATCTGCTTCCGGGTAATTACAGTAACGGTACGGTAACAGCTTACAGTTCGGTTATTCGTCGTATAAATCAGGATGAGATCGCTGATTTAAAGATAAGTGAGATCGCACCTGATCTGCTGCAGAATTATTTCGATAAACTCTGCAACGGCGGCAAAAACGGATGTGCTCATGTTAGCACGGGATATATGCGGATTTTTGCAGCGGTTCTGCACAGCTCTTTTCGTTTTGCGGTGTTTCCTAAAAAATATATCGAATCAGATCCGATGCAGTATGTCCGCATCAGTCATCCGAGGGAACAGTCACTGGTACTGGATCCCGTTAATATCCGCAGAAATGAGAACATGATCATATCACACAGACAGTTCTGTACTATTATAAAGTATCTTGAAGAAAAGAAAAATGCCGCTTTGCTGCCGATACAGATCGCCTATTATACCGGACTAAGACTCGGTGAAGTATGCGCACTGCTCTGGCGGGATATAGATCTGGATGAACAGTGTATCACAGTCAGACGGAGTATGCGTTATAATACTGTGCGCCATAAGATAGAGATAGGACCGGCTAAAAGAAACAAAGTGCGTATAGTTGATTTCGGAAACAGGCTGGCTGAGATCCTTAAACGTGAAAAATCAAGACAGAAGGCTCTTGAAGAAAGTGAGCTTAAATACGCCAACTACTGCAGAAGAGTTTTTGAAAACGGTCGTGAGCACTATGAGATATATGCTCTTGAAAAAGGCGAAACGGTACCGGAAGATCATCAGAAACTGTCATTTGTCTGTATAAGGAACAACGGAAAATTCGAAAGTCCGGATACAGTTTCAATAATGTGCCGTTCAATAAGAAAACTTGACGATAAACTCTGCGGTTTTCATTTTCATATTCTGCGCCACACCTACACCTGCAACCTCCTCTCTGCCGGCGCAGCACCGAAAGATGTCCAGGAACTGCTCGGTCATTCAGACATCAGCACCACAATGAATATCTATGCCCATTCAACCAGAAAACATAAAAGAAAAACAGCAATGCTGCTGGATAAAATGAATTAA
- a CDS encoding glycosyltransferase — protein sequence MRFSQYKEILEILDSVIEATEYMKEKNTDELCEICVQSLSSVLNVVDNNGTAIGGLVNSINNAILNFNNRLYESGELTALLIEIKKRINDSLLEELAILKAQIDLKPCFEIEHFYNEIMEYEEIKGEDAFEDYCKERNIDIIKELRNVLPKLDTKTNDYELLYEIAVLLEKGGDLALASVYYAKAALEMKKQNQISDYNDIVNSFNSAPKTCKEIFETVLKNYECTIVFLSICGFGKERQRYQNLAISYAQIGIKVIYITPEAYVDVVKRVSEDELAEYCVSHSNNIEGIEVITPFCASNYGVHSYNAIVSKIAGSENNAVFIISNVNAWKSLIPLKGKNKIIFDCADDNSDYKNAFWSNAQLYENEKLLVDFSDAILCTAYSLFLNKAIFQNKSNVYLSHNAVSALEMKNFTDNNEPDDLKDIPHPRIGYVGCIYQRFDRDLFYELVRNNPDKSFVIVGSILNNYVEMLYPNMYYLGSKAHSELYKYYSNMDICIIPYFDDAKMSMSCDPVKIHEHISCGTPTITTYMPDTGTGRLITYHANTVSDFQNCIDRILAEKPKVCKEQLNNYLADNSWISRACQVLRISNDDTYDYEKTKNCINQIKNEFESIKDIHSNFSVIYGIASIPYDRFEAEKYIKRACKEYKTEFNDEILEKFERYVSEQSM from the coding sequence ATGAGATTTTCACAGTATAAAGAAATATTGGAAATACTTGATTCTGTTATAGAAGCGACAGAATATATGAAGGAAAAAAATACAGACGAATTATGTGAGATATGCGTTCAGTCACTTAGTTCAGTATTGAACGTAGTGGATAATAACGGAACAGCAATTGGCGGGTTAGTAAATTCTATAAATAATGCGATTTTGAACTTTAATAATAGATTATATGAATCTGGTGAACTAACAGCTCTTTTAATTGAAATCAAAAAGCGTATTAATGATAGCTTACTTGAAGAGTTAGCAATATTGAAAGCGCAGATTGACTTAAAGCCTTGTTTTGAAATAGAACATTTTTATAATGAAATTATGGAGTATGAAGAAATTAAAGGAGAAGACGCTTTTGAAGATTATTGTAAAGAAAGAAATATAGATATAATCAAAGAATTAAGAAATGTATTGCCGAAATTGGACACAAAAACTAATGATTATGAATTGCTTTATGAAATCGCAGTTTTACTTGAAAAGGGTGGGGATTTAGCTTTAGCAAGTGTTTATTATGCTAAAGCAGCGTTAGAGATGAAAAAACAAAATCAAATATCAGATTATAATGATATTGTTAATTCATTTAATTCTGCACCTAAAACTTGTAAAGAGATATTTGAAACAGTTTTAAAAAACTATGAGTGTACAATTGTATTTTTATCCATATGCGGATTCGGTAAAGAAAGGCAAAGATATCAAAATCTCGCAATCTCATATGCGCAGATAGGAATTAAAGTAATTTATATTACACCAGAAGCTTATGTTGATGTTGTGAAAAGGGTAAGTGAGGATGAACTTGCGGAATATTGTGTTTCTCATTCTAATAATATTGAAGGCATAGAGGTAATAACACCTTTTTGCGCTTCTAATTATGGTGTACATTCTTATAATGCTATTGTTTCAAAAATAGCTGGCTCAGAAAACAATGCTGTTTTTATAATTTCAAATGTAAATGCATGGAAATCATTAATCCCATTAAAAGGAAAAAATAAAATAATATTTGATTGTGCCGATGATAATTCCGATTATAAAAATGCGTTTTGGTCAAATGCACAGTTATATGAAAATGAAAAATTACTTGTTGATTTTTCAGATGCTATACTTTGCACGGCTTATTCATTGTTTTTAAATAAAGCTATATTCCAAAATAAATCAAATGTTTATTTATCACATAACGCTGTGTCAGCGTTAGAAATGAAAAATTTCACTGACAATAATGAACCAGATGATTTGAAAGATATCCCTCATCCGAGAATCGGCTATGTAGGATGTATCTATCAGAGATTTGATCGTGATTTGTTCTATGAATTAGTTCGAAATAATCCGGATAAGTCATTTGTAATAGTCGGAAGTATATTGAATAACTATGTAGAGATGCTCTATCCTAATATGTATTATTTGGGATCTAAAGCTCATTCAGAATTATATAAGTATTATAGTAATATGGATATTTGCATAATACCATATTTTGATGATGCTAAAATGTCCATGTCTTGTGACCCTGTAAAAATTCATGAACATATTAGTTGCGGTACACCAACGATTACTACTTATATGCCTGATACAGGAACAGGAAGACTAATAACCTACCACGCCAATACTGTTTCTGATTTTCAGAATTGTATAGATAGAATATTAGCAGAGAAACCGAAAGTATGTAAAGAGCAATTAAACAACTATTTAGCTGATAATTCATGGATTTCAAGGGCATGTCAAGTATTACGAATATCCAACGATGATACTTATGATTATGAAAAAACTAAAAATTGTATTAATCAAATTAAAAATGAGTTTGAGTCTATAAAAGATATTCATTCAAATTTCAGTGTTATTTATGGAATAGCCTCAATTCCATATGATCGTTTTGAAGCTGAAAAATATATAAAACGAGCTTGTAAAGAATACAAAACTGAATTTAATGATGAAATACTTGAAAAGTTTGAGCGGTATGTTTCTGAACAGTCAATGTAG
- a CDS encoding flagellin, which translates to MYLTREEKLGAQQNRLEHTVNNLTTASENTTASKSRILDTDMAKEMMEYTSKNVIAQAAQSMLAQANSQPQNVLSLLQ; encoded by the coding sequence ATGTATCTGACCAGAGAGGAAAAACTCGGTGCTCAGCAGAATCGTCTTGAACACACTGTAAATAACCTTACTACAGCTTCTGAAAACACAACAGCTTCTAAGTCACGTATCTTAGATACAGACATGGCTAAGGAAATGATGGAATATACAAGTAAGAACGTTATTGCTCAGGCTGCTCAGTCTATGCTCGCACAGGCTAATTCACAGCCTCAGAACGTACTTTCACTTCTTCAGTAA
- a CDS encoding flagellin: protein MGMVVRTNMAAINANNSLANASKAQQNGMQKLASGLKINKASDDASGLAITEKMKNQIKALDTAKDNCEDGANLIQTAEGYMKETHDILTRMTELAEKSANGVLKQEDRDALQDEMNQLCAEIDRVATTANFNGHKLLDGSQGSTAALTLSSTATGGNSYTAPTANAASGIRLQIGETSTQADKLHVQINSFHTDTLFSGVSGFINKSNDSDNTGIVATGATTGNTGVSTYTSAITVDISSQDSASAAADAIRLVSNYVSDERGKLGAQQNRLEHTVNTLTTASENTTAAKSRILDTDMAKEMMEYTSKNVIAQAAQSMLAQANSQPQNVLSLLQ from the coding sequence ATGGGAATGGTAGTTAGAACTAATATGGCAGCTATAAATGCCAACAATTCATTAGCAAACGCTTCAAAGGCTCAGCAGAACGGAATGCAGAAACTTGCTTCTGGTCTTAAGATCAACAAGGCTTCAGATGACGCTTCAGGTCTCGCTATTACAGAGAAGATGAAGAATCAGATCAAGGCTCTTGATACAGCTAAGGATAACTGCGAAGATGGTGCTAACCTCATTCAGACGGCTGAAGGCTACATGAAGGAAACTCATGACATCCTTACAAGAATGACTGAACTTGCTGAAAAGTCAGCTAACGGCGTTCTTAAGCAGGAAGACAGAGATGCTCTTCAGGATGAAATGAACCAGCTTTGTGCTGAAATAGACAGAGTTGCAACTACAGCGAACTTTAACGGTCATAAACTTCTTGATGGCTCACAGGGTTCAACTGCAGCTTTAACACTTTCATCTACAGCAACTGGCGGCAATTCTTATACTGCACCTACTGCCAATGCTGCATCTGGAATCAGACTTCAGATTGGTGAGACATCTACACAGGCTGATAAATTACACGTACAGATCAATAGCTTCCATACAGATACGCTGTTTTCTGGTGTTTCAGGCTTTATTAATAAGTCGAACGATAGTGATAACACAGGTATAGTTGCTACTGGTGCTACAACAGGCAATACAGGAGTTTCAACATATACTTCAGCTATTACTGTTGACATCAGCAGTCAGGATTCAGCTTCAGCAGCAGCAGATGCTATCCGTCTTGTAAGTAATTACGTTTCTGACGAAAGAGGAAAACTTGGTGCTCAGCAAAATAGACTTGAACACACGGTTAATACTCTCACAACAGCTTCTGAAAACACAACAGCAGCTAAGTCACGTATCTTAGATACAGACATGGCTAAGGAAATGATGGAATACACATCTAAGAATGTTATCGCTCAGGCTGCTCAGTCTATGCTTGCACAGGCTAATTCACAGCCACAGAACGTTCTGTCACTCCTTCAGTAA
- a CDS encoding AAA family ATPase yields MGNYINPGNQAFNEINDEDYVDKTMLISLVNERIRKKNKLICISRPRRFGKSFAAKMLSAYYDCTCDSHSLFDEMKITETGNYEKHLNQYNVISLDITSFISDAKSNSLPLSEVPKMIIETLKSELKYLDPGLSAELSLNAELSRYINELNGKQFIFIIDEWDALIREAKDEPKTQEAYLNLLRGWFKNSNFTPKVVAAAYMTGILPIKKDGSQSAISDFDEYPILEPDDFAEFTGFTEEEVQKKCKESGLDFHEVKEWYDGYDFPDIGAIYNPYSVMKAAEKKKCKSYWKKTTAAESLKTYINMNFDGLQEKIACLIAGEKIHVEADEFQNDFETFSTADDVLTLLIHLGYLTYNEEDGTVRIPNNEVRGEFRLLLSSVNEGEAWMKLIMRSKKLLDATLKEDADTVAEIMEEIRNEHYAPQFYNNEQALRAVIKYAYICTEGSYIKTEELPSGKGIADVVYIPKPMSDHPALLIELKWNKSSGGAVEQIRKKKYDTVLKPLKDNLLLVGINYDSKTGKHSCTIERS; encoded by the coding sequence ATGGGAAACTATATCAATCCGGGAAATCAGGCATTTAATGAGATAAACGATGAAGATTATGTTGATAAGACAATGCTTATTTCACTGGTCAATGAAAGAATACGAAAAAAGAATAAGCTTATCTGTATAAGCAGACCTCGTCGGTTCGGAAAGTCTTTTGCTGCCAAAATGCTCAGCGCCTACTACGACTGTACCTGTGATTCTCATAGTTTGTTTGATGAAATGAAAATAACTGAAACGGGGAATTATGAGAAACATCTGAATCAGTACAATGTGATCAGTCTTGATATAACCAGCTTTATTTCAGATGCTAAAAGCAATAGTTTACCTTTGAGTGAAGTACCTAAGATGATCATAGAAACGCTTAAATCTGAACTGAAATATCTTGATCCTGGTCTTTCAGCAGAACTGTCATTAAATGCTGAATTAAGCAGATACATCAATGAATTAAACGGTAAACAGTTTATCTTTATCATTGATGAATGGGACGCTTTGATCCGTGAAGCGAAGGATGAACCAAAAACACAGGAAGCGTATCTTAATTTGCTGCGCGGCTGGTTCAAAAACAGCAATTTTACTCCGAAAGTTGTAGCTGCAGCGTATATGACCGGAATCCTGCCGATAAAAAAGGACGGTTCACAGTCCGCAATTTCGGATTTCGATGAATATCCGATCCTTGAACCGGATGATTTTGCTGAATTTACAGGGTTTACTGAAGAAGAAGTACAGAAGAAATGTAAAGAGAGCGGTCTCGATTTTCATGAAGTAAAGGAATGGTATGACGGATACGATTTTCCGGATATCGGAGCGATCTATAATCCGTATTCAGTGATGAAGGCTGCTGAAAAGAAAAAATGCAAATCTTACTGGAAAAAGACCACGGCAGCCGAGTCTCTGAAAACATATATAAATATGAATTTTGACGGACTGCAGGAGAAAATCGCCTGCCTGATTGCAGGAGAAAAGATCCACGTGGAAGCCGATGAGTTTCAGAATGATTTCGAGACATTCAGTACGGCTGACGATGTGCTGACACTTCTTATACATCTTGGCTATCTGACTTATAACGAAGAAGACGGGACGGTCCGCATTCCAAATAATGAAGTACGCGGCGAGTTCAGACTGCTTCTTTCATCCGTTAATGAAGGTGAAGCATGGATGAAGCTTATCATGCGATCAAAGAAACTTCTTGATGCCACTCTGAAAGAAGACGCAGATACCGTAGCTGAAATCATGGAAGAAATACGCAATGAGCATTACGCACCGCAGTTTTATAACAACGAGCAGGCATTGAGAGCTGTCATAAAATATGCGTATATCTGTACGGAAGGAAGTTACATAAAAACAGAGGAGCTGCCGTCCGGTAAAGGTATAGCTGATGTGGTTTATATTCCGAAACCAATGTCTGATCATCCTGCACTGCTTATAGAGTTAAAATGGAATAAATCATCCGGAGGTGCAGTTGAGCAGATTAGAAAAAAGAAGTACGACACCGTGCTGAAACCTCTTAAAGATAATCTGCTCCTCGTCGGGATAAACTATGATTCGAAAACAGGAAAGCACAGCTGTACGATTGAGAGATCTTGA
- a CDS encoding glycosyltransferase: protein MKKKVLERCLKSLQPLMNAIPCELIVADTGSTDSTVEIARKYTDNVYHFEWINDFAEARNSTIKKASGQWYMYIDADEYLDNDCSELLNFLKNKDNQKYRSVNIIVRNYQNLKLDNYADSSLARLQKLDETCFFEGAIHETIPIRNPFYNISTIFHHTGYCFESNHQKEKKRIRNLNLMRMEYEKKSQKSKAT from the coding sequence ATGAAGAAAAAAGTGCTGGAAAGATGTCTGAAATCACTTCAGCCGTTAATGAATGCAATACCATGTGAGTTGATTGTTGCCGATACTGGCTCAACAGATTCTACAGTTGAAATCGCTAGAAAATATACTGATAATGTGTATCATTTTGAATGGATAAATGATTTTGCTGAAGCGAGAAATTCAACTATAAAAAAAGCTTCAGGTCAGTGGTATATGTATATTGATGCTGATGAATACTTGGATAATGATTGCTCAGAATTATTAAATTTCTTAAAAAATAAAGATAATCAAAAATATAGATCTGTGAACATCATTGTTCGTAATTATCAAAATCTAAAGCTGGATAATTATGCTGACTCTAGCTTAGCAAGGCTGCAAAAATTAGATGAGACATGTTTCTTTGAAGGAGCAATTCACGAAACTATACCCATAAGAAATCCGTTTTACAATATTTCAACCATTTTTCATCATACAGGTTATTGTTTTGAATCCAATCACCAAAAAGAGAAAAAAAGAATAAGAAATCTGAATCTTATGAGGATGGAATATGAGAAAAAATCCCAAAAATCTAAGGCTACTTAG
- a CDS encoding Fic family protein, with amino-acid sequence MLKKNTEFKDVDFSFYKLLHKRIFSDLYSWAGEIRTINLSKKGSVFCNVKNIENAGILKFKYLKDNNYFCSLSKERFIEELTDFYNDMNYLHPFREGNGRTLRLFLALLTNNAGYNIDFQKCDGDLLTLATIKAFQGDASLLQNIFSEIID; translated from the coding sequence ATGCTGAAAAAAAACACTGAATTTAAAGATGTGGATTTTAGTTTTTACAAATTACTTCATAAAAGAATTTTCAGTGATCTTTATAGCTGGGCTGGAGAAATACGAACAATCAATCTTTCAAAAAAGGGATCTGTATTTTGTAATGTAAAAAATATTGAAAATGCAGGAATACTAAAATTCAAATATCTTAAAGATAATAATTATTTTTGTAGTTTAAGTAAAGAGCGGTTCATCGAGGAACTTACGGATTTTTATAACGACATGAATTATTTGCATCCTTTTCGAGAAGGGAATGGCCGGACACTTAGATTGTTTTTAGCTTTGCTGACCAATAATGCTGGTTACAATATAGATTTTCAAAAATGCGATGGTGACTTACTTACGTTAGCGACAATCAAGGCATTTCAGGGAGATGCATCTTTACTGCAAAATATATTTTCTGAAATAATAGATTAA
- a CDS encoding glycosyltransferase family 2 protein, which produces MKVRTTEKKEILLSIGMIVKNEEKVLERCLKSLQPLMNAIPSELIIADTGSTDSTVEIAKKYTDNVFYFEWINDFAAARNSTLKKAKGKWYFFLDADEYLDEDVSEIINFFSIPELYLKYKTLEIMIRNYMDVNKTNYRDACLARFQRINDPKDPVEFIGKIHESIWIRQPLGYFSTILHHTGYCYSSAQQSMNKKNRNMQLMREEYEKNPNDLRLLSHLIDGAGNDNNEKEKYISEALVIAKAERRHLYSNVVYMQAVQNLQNSRPEYCLELCREYYDTLDGVENCVATVAVAMTEAKILSALARYNESYLAFCRYFDLYERYKKDELILTDSSAHPVDGVTESEYIRCICMAALDLKKSKRYDEAFQLLSKFDIVSLDGEDFKNVLGSIREICQDKKQYSTLAEYYGKIINCDDDNKCELSLYMMESTYYSIVGEDNRMAFAKDVVNTGVKGKYSDLMKLVLTQNEKSFADDLLTFIKNVDDWKEGYSEAIYLAVKHGIDISGVVDNMIASEFRSKLEMIAVNHDDFAGYVLCYGVPESFTSNIKRFLWITSMYEKAAYRSFMLDDNRKHEMYLMFTNLLGEYVSNIYNPELLQDEADIQVLPSLHKFGYYMLQANSALLNGDSVGYVRGMKKALQNCESMKEIVEFMLERFKQKMGIK; this is translated from the coding sequence ATGAAAGTACGTACTACAGAAAAAAAGGAAATACTTCTTTCAATAGGTATGATAGTCAAGAATGAGGAAAAGGTTCTTGAACGATGCCTTAAATCACTCCAGCCTCTTATGAATGCTATACCGAGTGAACTAATTATTGCAGATACCGGTTCGACAGATTCGACCGTTGAAATAGCAAAGAAATATACAGATAATGTATTTTACTTTGAATGGATAAATGATTTTGCAGCAGCAAGAAATTCAACACTTAAAAAGGCAAAAGGAAAATGGTATTTCTTCCTTGATGCTGATGAATATCTGGATGAAGATGTCAGTGAAATAATTAATTTTTTTAGCATACCAGAATTATATCTCAAATACAAGACACTCGAAATAATGATAAGAAATTATATGGATGTTAATAAAACTAATTATAGAGATGCTTGTTTGGCGAGATTTCAAAGAATAAATGATCCGAAAGACCCGGTGGAGTTTATAGGGAAAATACACGAAAGTATTTGGATTCGTCAGCCACTTGGTTATTTTTCAACCATCTTACATCATACTGGATACTGTTATTCTTCTGCACAGCAAAGCATGAATAAGAAAAACAGAAATATGCAGCTGATGCGTGAAGAGTATGAAAAAAATCCAAATGATCTCAGGCTGCTTTCCCATCTGATAGATGGCGCAGGTAATGATAATAATGAGAAAGAAAAATATATTTCGGAGGCATTGGTGATAGCCAAAGCAGAAAGACGACATTTGTATTCAAATGTCGTTTATATGCAGGCAGTACAGAATTTACAGAATTCTAGGCCTGAGTATTGTCTTGAGCTTTGCCGGGAATATTATGATACTCTAGATGGAGTTGAGAATTGCGTTGCAACTGTAGCGGTTGCTATGACAGAAGCTAAGATATTATCAGCATTAGCAAGATATAATGAATCATATCTTGCGTTTTGCAGATATTTTGATTTGTACGAAAGATACAAAAAAGATGAATTGATTCTTACTGATTCTTCAGCTCATCCTGTAGATGGCGTAACAGAATCAGAGTATATAAGATGCATTTGCATGGCAGCGCTTGACTTAAAAAAATCTAAGAGATATGATGAAGCATTTCAGTTGCTTAGCAAATTTGATATTGTCAGTCTTGATGGAGAAGATTTTAAAAATGTGCTTGGGTCTATAAGAGAGATTTGTCAGGATAAAAAGCAATATTCTACATTAGCGGAGTATTACGGTAAAATTATAAACTGCGATGATGACAATAAGTGTGAACTCTCTTTGTACATGATGGAAAGTACTTACTACTCGATTGTAGGTGAAGATAACAGAATGGCATTTGCGAAAGATGTTGTTAACACTGGTGTAAAAGGTAAGTACAGTGATCTTATGAAGCTTGTGCTCACTCAGAATGAAAAATCATTTGCTGATGATTTACTGACATTCATAAAAAATGTAGATGACTGGAAAGAAGGCTATTCAGAAGCAATTTATCTGGCGGTAAAACATGGTATTGATATAAGTGGCGTTGTAGATAATATGATAGCATCAGAATTTAGATCAAAGCTTGAAATGATTGCGGTTAATCACGATGATTTTGCCGGATATGTGCTTTGTTATGGCGTACCGGAAAGCTTCACGTCAAACATAAAGCGATTTCTATGGATAACTTCAATGTATGAAAAAGCTGCTTACAGAAGCTTCATGTTAGATGATAACAGAAAACATGAGATGTATTTAATGTTTACTAACTTGTTAGGTGAATATGTCTCTAATATATATAATCCGGAACTTCTTCAGGATGAGGCTGATATTCAGGTGCTTCCTTCTCTTCACAAGTTTGGATATTACATGCTTCAAGCAAATTCTGCACTTTTGAATGGTGACAGTGTCGGATATGTAAGAGGAATGAAAAAGGCTCTTCAGAATTGTGAATCAATGAAGGAAATAGTTGAATTTATGCTCGAGCGCTTTAAGCAAAAGATGGGAATAAAATAA